One Vallitalea pronyensis genomic region harbors:
- a CDS encoding SIS domain-containing protein, with protein MKREHKEQINAAIEAVKEMKNINHIYFVACGGSMALMMPAQYILDCECEIPATVYTANEFVYRVPKALGPDSVLISCSMRGQTPETVEATRLAREKGALTISMSNSVGSPLWETTAYPIHYDWLDEQDMRNHNHTILHALVFGMLNVLQPNEKYERACQAIDKMDEIFKANIEKYALQGKEFGEAYKREKVIYTMASGGSYGPAYAFAICLLMEMQWIHSNAIHAGEYFHGPFEITDYDVPFIVVKGIDQSRFLDERAHAFCKKYSDKIIVIDAADFDMKDMDEDLKGYFASIVVGVVLRGYASALAEFRGHPLTVRRYMWKMEY; from the coding sequence ATGAAGAGAGAACATAAGGAGCAAATTAACGCAGCAATAGAAGCAGTAAAAGAAATGAAAAACATTAACCACATCTATTTCGTAGCTTGTGGTGGCTCAATGGCATTGATGATGCCAGCACAATATATTTTGGATTGTGAATGTGAGATACCAGCCACCGTATATACTGCTAATGAATTTGTATACCGTGTACCTAAGGCATTGGGACCTGATTCTGTTTTAATCTCTTGTTCCATGAGAGGACAGACGCCGGAGACAGTGGAAGCTACAAGGTTAGCTCGAGAAAAAGGGGCTTTAACGATTTCAATGTCCAATAGTGTGGGTTCACCCCTTTGGGAAACAACAGCATACCCTATTCATTATGATTGGTTAGATGAACAGGATATGCGAAATCATAACCATACGATTTTACATGCTTTAGTATTTGGTATGCTCAATGTGCTACAACCAAATGAAAAGTATGAAAGAGCGTGTCAAGCCATTGATAAAATGGATGAAATTTTTAAAGCAAACATAGAAAAGTATGCTTTACAAGGAAAAGAATTTGGGGAAGCCTATAAAAGAGAAAAAGTGATTTATACAATGGCTAGTGGCGGTAGCTATGGTCCTGCATACGCCTTTGCAATCTGCTTATTAATGGAAATGCAATGGATTCACTCTAATGCTATTCATGCAGGTGAGTATTTCCATGGTCCATTTGAGATCACGGATTACGATGTACCGTTCATTGTTGTAAAAGGCATTGATCAGTCTAGATTTTTAGACGAAAGAGCTCATGCTTTCTGCAAGAAATATTCAGATAAAATTATTGTAATCGATGCAGCAGATTTTGATATGAAAGATATGGATGAAGATTTGAAAGGCTATTTTGCATCCATAGTCGTAGGTGTTGTTCTACGAGGATATGCTAGTGCTTTAGCTGAATTTAGAGGTCATCCACTAACGGTTAGAAGATACATGTGGAAAATGGAGTACTAA
- a CDS encoding ABC-F family ATP-binding cassette domain-containing protein — translation MILSCKNICKAFETHTVLDLINFQLEKGEKAAIVGLNGAGKSTLFKIITKELEPDSGQVIIESGIKLGYLSQHSTLSSHHTIMEEMLKTCQPLIDMENKLRTYEEQMAEKQNDPDTLESLMKAYAALQHDFEVNNGYGYKSYIRGVLKGLGFVEEEFDQGISTLSGGQKTRVALAQLLLTNPDILLLDEPTNHLDIKACEWLEGFLSNYHGTIVIISHDRYFLDKIVSRIIEIENTHSHIYNGHYSFYVKHKAINREIALKHYLQQQKEIKRQEEVIRELRSHGRDKLIKRAQSREKQLSKLDKLDAPAVMHDKMNLRLEPRVVSGNEVINATNLSKSFDDKHLFLGVNFHIKRGEKVALIGDNGTGKTTLFRIINQQLEGDTGFIDYGAKVKVGYYDQEHATLNPQNNLIEEISDAYPTMDVGPIRNTLAAFLFTGDDVFKPIHTLSGGEKGRLTLAKLMLSNANFLLLDEPTNHLDMVSKEILESAISHYNGTVFFISHDRYFINKVATRVLELTPTAFNSFLGNYNYYVEKKLEEEKRQLLALEEASNNTIVNNNLVSDPSPTGNKADWLKNKEEQANKRKLENQIKQLEKRIHELEKCITDIDEQLCLEEIYTNAEKAENLHNEKTAYEGELEGLYEKWESLL, via the coding sequence ATGATTTTATCATGTAAAAATATATGTAAAGCGTTCGAAACCCATACAGTCCTTGATCTTATTAATTTTCAATTAGAAAAAGGTGAAAAAGCTGCTATTGTGGGCCTTAACGGTGCAGGCAAATCCACATTGTTCAAGATTATTACCAAAGAATTAGAGCCTGATTCAGGCCAGGTTATTATAGAAAGCGGTATCAAATTAGGTTATCTCTCTCAGCACAGTACCCTTTCTAGCCATCATACCATTATGGAAGAAATGTTAAAAACATGCCAACCCCTTATAGATATGGAAAACAAACTAAGAACATATGAAGAACAAATGGCAGAAAAACAGAACGATCCTGATACCCTTGAATCGCTCATGAAAGCATATGCCGCACTTCAACATGATTTTGAAGTGAACAATGGTTATGGTTATAAAAGTTATATTCGCGGTGTTCTTAAAGGACTAGGATTTGTAGAAGAAGAATTTGATCAAGGGATATCCACTTTATCTGGTGGCCAGAAAACCAGGGTTGCACTGGCACAACTCTTATTAACTAATCCTGATATTCTATTATTAGATGAGCCTACTAACCATTTGGATATTAAGGCATGTGAGTGGCTAGAAGGATTCTTGAGTAACTATCATGGAACAATCGTCATCATATCCCATGACCGTTATTTTCTAGATAAAATCGTGAGTCGTATTATTGAAATAGAAAATACTCATTCTCACATCTATAATGGTCATTACAGCTTCTACGTGAAGCACAAAGCCATCAATCGTGAAATAGCCTTAAAACATTATCTTCAGCAGCAAAAAGAAATCAAACGGCAAGAAGAAGTCATTCGTGAACTGCGTTCTCATGGACGAGATAAATTAATTAAACGCGCTCAGAGCCGTGAGAAGCAGCTGAGTAAATTGGACAAACTGGACGCACCTGCGGTGATGCACGATAAAATGAACCTTCGATTAGAGCCTCGCGTGGTTAGTGGTAATGAGGTGATTAATGCAACAAATCTGTCCAAAAGTTTTGATGATAAACACCTGTTTTTGGGGGTTAACTTTCACATTAAGCGTGGAGAAAAAGTAGCTCTTATTGGGGATAATGGTACTGGTAAAACAACACTTTTTAGAATCATTAATCAGCAATTAGAGGGTGACACTGGTTTTATAGACTATGGTGCAAAAGTAAAGGTTGGTTATTATGACCAAGAACATGCCACACTGAATCCTCAAAACAATCTCATAGAAGAAATTTCGGATGCATATCCCACCATGGATGTAGGACCGATACGTAACACCTTAGCTGCCTTTTTATTCACTGGAGACGATGTCTTTAAACCCATTCACACGTTAAGCGGCGGTGAAAAAGGCCGGTTAACCTTGGCAAAATTAATGCTATCCAATGCTAATTTCTTATTGTTAGATGAACCAACCAACCATTTGGACATGGTTTCAAAAGAGATTCTGGAGTCGGCTATCAGCCACTACAATGGAACAGTTTTCTTTATCTCTCATGACCGTTACTTTATTAATAAAGTAGCTACCCGTGTGCTTGAATTAACACCTACGGCATTCAATAGTTTTTTAGGCAATTATAATTATTATGTGGAAAAAAAATTAGAAGAAGAAAAAAGGCAGCTTTTAGCTTTAGAAGAAGCCTCTAACAATACAATTGTCAACAATAACCTTGTATCTGATCCGTCGCCTACAGGCAATAAAGCCGATTGGCTAAAAAACAAGGAAGAACAAGCCAATAAACGTAAACTTGAAAACCAAATAAAGCAATTAGAAAAACGTATTCATGAACTGGAAAAATGCATCACAGACATCGATGAACAACTTTGTCTAGAAGAAATCTATACCAACGCCGAAAAAGCTGAAAACCTACATAATGAAAAAACAGCATATGAAGGAGAACTGGAAGGTCTCTATGAAAAATGGGAGTCATTACTGTAA
- a CDS encoding YitT family protein, whose protein sequence is MGVNLNTDKVRSYFYAMVSCIFYTLAINLFIKPNHIVGGGVTGMALLIHTYFPWGIGLIAYLLNIPIMIMSFKMKNMGFTIKCLIVTTQLNFLIDAFAFLPAMTHRPLLGAIYGGIFLGISVGLNYRYDVSSGGTELLGQLLIIKLNHITIGKMLMIIDGSIVLIGSLILRNPQNILLALIMIVTSGKVSDMVIRLCAFIEGSHPSTIYKRKKSACNRMNKHVMHTKRKVKNEGMFGK, encoded by the coding sequence ATGGGTGTTAACCTGAATACGGATAAAGTTCGTAGTTATTTCTATGCAATGGTAAGCTGTATATTCTACACTTTAGCCATAAACTTATTTATTAAACCCAATCATATCGTTGGCGGAGGCGTAACGGGAATGGCTCTTCTGATACATACATATTTCCCTTGGGGCATTGGCTTGATTGCCTATTTATTAAATATACCTATCATGATCATGTCCTTTAAAATGAAAAACATGGGCTTTACAATAAAATGCTTAATCGTTACAACCCAACTCAATTTCCTCATTGATGCTTTCGCTTTCTTGCCTGCTATGACCCATCGCCCTTTATTAGGAGCTATATATGGGGGGATATTTCTTGGGATATCTGTAGGGTTGAATTACAGGTACGATGTGTCGAGCGGAGGAACAGAACTTCTAGGACAATTACTTATTATCAAGCTTAATCATATAACCATTGGAAAGATGTTGATGATAATCGATGGCAGTATTGTACTTATTGGCAGTTTAATCTTAAGAAATCCACAAAATATTCTTCTGGCATTAATCATGATTGTTACAAGTGGTAAAGTGAGTGATATGGTCATACGATTATGTGCGTTCATTGAAGGGAGTCATCCAAGTACCATCTATAAAAGAAAAAAAAGTGCATGTAATAGGATGAATAAACACGTCATGCACACAAAACGCAAAGTAAAAAATGAGGGAATGTTTGGTAAATGA
- a CDS encoding MATE family efflux transporter, translating to MLQIIKQKKKLLIAIIILALPAIGEMSLNTLLGVADTMMISRMVGEGALSAVGFANQIIFTLIFVFSSFNTGATSMVARSFGEKDYKKLNKIAGQTVTINFIIGVIISILAIVFARNIFSIYDVTEEVQGLTLDYFYTVSIGLIFMFLSFSYAAILRGSGDTMTPLIITGIANVLNIIGNYVLIKGVGPFPEMGIAGAALSTTLSRVLATVLYTYVLFIKKKKVHLKLKNLRMTKNIVKPLWKISYPGAVEQALMQGAFIVIGVIVSQLDTDREASFRILINLESISFMPAVGLSIAAATLVGKALGEKDIKKAVQTGYTASVVGILWGIIMGLVFLLWPDVLVKAFSEQPKIIALSASVMFALGLNQPLLNFMIVMSGALRGAGDTRNVMLITALRLWTVFIPFSYVFVILMGQGLVGVWYAEIASFVVFSAIIFLRFHNQKWVNIKFDVQPET from the coding sequence ATGTTACAGATCATAAAACAAAAAAAGAAACTTCTTATCGCTATTATTATATTGGCATTACCAGCTATCGGTGAAATGAGCTTAAATACGCTATTAGGTGTGGCTGACACAATGATGATTAGCCGTATGGTAGGTGAGGGAGCTCTATCTGCTGTAGGTTTTGCTAATCAGATTATTTTTACTTTGATATTTGTTTTTTCTTCCTTTAATACAGGTGCTACATCCATGGTAGCTCGATCGTTTGGGGAGAAAGATTATAAGAAACTCAATAAAATTGCAGGACAAACTGTAACCATTAACTTTATTATTGGTGTGATTATATCCATACTTGCCATTGTATTTGCTCGGAATATTTTTAGCATCTACGATGTCACCGAAGAGGTACAAGGATTGACACTGGATTACTTCTATACGGTGAGTATCGGTTTAATCTTTATGTTTTTATCCTTCTCCTATGCAGCCATTCTACGTGGTTCTGGTGATACCATGACACCACTTATCATCACTGGAATTGCTAATGTGCTTAACATTATAGGTAACTATGTGCTCATTAAGGGTGTAGGACCATTTCCAGAAATGGGTATAGCCGGTGCCGCTTTATCCACAACACTTTCAAGAGTCTTAGCAACAGTGCTCTATACGTATGTGTTGTTCATTAAAAAGAAAAAGGTACACCTTAAATTAAAGAATCTACGTATGACAAAAAACATTGTGAAACCTCTGTGGAAAATTAGTTATCCTGGAGCAGTTGAACAGGCCCTTATGCAAGGGGCTTTCATTGTCATCGGTGTCATTGTATCTCAATTGGATACTGACCGTGAAGCATCTTTTCGGATTTTAATTAACCTTGAATCCATATCTTTCATGCCAGCAGTGGGGTTATCCATAGCGGCTGCTACATTGGTCGGTAAAGCTCTTGGTGAAAAAGACATTAAGAAAGCCGTGCAGACAGGCTATACAGCATCTGTGGTTGGTATCTTATGGGGTATCATTATGGGTTTAGTATTCCTATTATGGCCAGATGTATTGGTCAAAGCTTTTTCAGAACAACCTAAGATTATTGCTTTATCGGCAAGTGTTATGTTTGCACTTGGGCTTAACCAACCACTATTAAACTTTATGATTGTCATGTCCGGTGCTTTGAGAGGTGCAGGCGATACGAGAAATGTGATGCTCATAACGGCACTGCGTTTATGGACAGTCTTCATACCGTTTTCCTATGTATTTGTTATACTCATGGGACAAGGACTGGTAGGTGTGTGGTATGCTGAAATCGCATCTTTTGTTGTTTTTAGTGCCATCATATTCTTAAGGTTCCATAATCAAAAATGGGTCAATATAAAATTTGATGTACAGCCTGAAACATAG